A stretch of the Candidatus Edwardsbacteria bacterium genome encodes the following:
- a CDS encoding response regulator, translated as MRAYKLLIVDDEPNITRILAYELKKEGYDVIIANDGREGLERAKNEKPDLIVSDIMMPNVDGYDFCRQLKEDPNLRSIPFIFLTAKTAMDNKVYGYSLGAQKYLTKPVNKEELLKAVNIRLKYSNEAIKLFAKKAKKFEGDLYIISIFSLIDMFSIGAWSGFVDLKSVDGRMGRVEVFEGRIQKCTIDGEEDANTWTTLLGWNQGTFKAVHE; from the coding sequence ATGAGAGCATATAAATTACTGATTGTGGATGATGAGCCAAACATAACCAGAATATTGGCTTATGAACTGAAAAAAGAGGGCTATGATGTCATTATAGCCAATGATGGCCGGGAGGGCCTGGAAAGGGCTAAAAACGAGAAGCCGGACCTGATCGTTTCGGATATAATGATGCCCAATGTGGATGGCTATGATTTTTGCCGCCAACTTAAGGAGGACCCCAATCTCAGATCAATTCCGTTTATTTTCCTGACGGCCAAGACCGCGATGGATAATAAGGTCTATGGTTATTCCCTAGGCGCCCAGAAATATCTTACCAAGCCGGTCAACAAGGAGGAACTTCTCAAGGCCGTTAACATCAGGTTGAAGTACTCCAACGAAGCTATAAAATTGTTTGCCAAAAAGGCCAAAAAATTCGAAGGCGATCTGTACATCATCTCCATCTTCAGCCTGATAGACATGTTCTCCATCGGAGCATGGTCAGGGTTCGTCGATTTGAAGTCGGTTGACGGCAGGATGGGAAGGGTAGAGGTCTTTGAGGGTCGTATCCAGAAATGTACCATCGACGGGGAGGAGGATGCCAACACCTGGACGACCCTTCTGGGATGGAACCAGGGCACCTTCAAAGCGGTGCATGAATAA